A window of the Vigna angularis cultivar LongXiaoDou No.4 chromosome 3, ASM1680809v1, whole genome shotgun sequence genome harbors these coding sequences:
- the LOC108319229 gene encoding importin subunit alpha-9 isoform X3 — MADSGLTSNRRVPIKSSVGNAAASRRREHAVAVGKERRESLMRAKRLCRVGIGGGDFEVAIDSDMLIDEEQSILESQTSVAVENLKSALAFQGKGAVKKRVGALQELRRLLSRSEFPPVESALKAGAVPILVQCLSFGSPDEQLLEAAWCLTNIAAGNPEETKALLPALPLLITHLGEKSYPAVVEQCAWALGNVAGEGEELRNLLLVQGALLPLARMMLPDRGSTVRTAAWALSNLIKYVCMQGPDPKAATELVRVDGVLEAIIRHLRKADDELATEVAWVVVYLSALSNIATNKLVKSDVLELLVNKLSTSNSLPLMIPILRSLGNLIAGDSQAINAVLIPGREITGNAIEVLVKCLNCQNRVLKKEAAWVLSNIAAGLVEHKQLIYSSEAVPLLLELLSAAPFDIRKEVAYVLGNLCVAPTKGDGKPSLILEHMVSLVEKGCLPGFIDLIRSADIEAARLGLQFTELVRDFNGPERDAKWRGPKACRARRWD; from the exons ATGGCCGATTCCGGTCTCACTTCTAACAGGAGGGTTCCTATAAAGTCCTCAG tTGGGAATGCCGCCGCCAGTAGGAGACGAGAGCATGCAGTCGCAGTTGGGAAAGAAAGGAGGGAATCGCTGATGCGAGCGAAAAGACTCTGCAGAGTGGGCATTGGTGGTGGCGATTTCGAAGTTGCCATTGACAGTGACATGTTGATTGATGAAGAGCAATCTATTTTGGAGTCTCAGACTTCAGTGGCCGTGGAAAATTTGAAATCTGCCCTTGCTTTTCA GGGGAAGGGTGCGGTGAAGAAAAGAGTTGGGGCCCTTCAAGAATTAAGGCGTTTGCTGTCAAGATCTGAATTTCCTCCTGTTGAGTCTGCTCTTAAAGCTGGAGCTGTACCCATTCTTGTGCAGTGTCTTTCGTTTGGTTCTCCAGATGAACAG TTGCTTGAGGCAGCTTGGTGTCTCACAAATATTGCTGCAGGGAATCCAGAAGAAACAAAAGCATTGCTTCCTGCCTTGCCCTTACTTATTACTCATCTTGGGG AAAAGAGTTATCCAGCTGTTGTTGAACAGTGTGCTTGGGCTCTAGGAAATGTGGCCGGTGAAGGTGAAGAGCTTAGGAATCTTTTGCTTGTTCAAGGGGCTTTACTACCTCTTGCAAGAATGATGCTACCAGACAGAGGTTCTACTGTTAGAACAGCTGCCTGGGCTTTGTCTAACCTAATAAAG TATGTTTGCATGCAGGGCCCAGATCCTAAAGCTGCTACAGAACTCGTTCGTGTTGATGGAGTATTAGAGGCAATCATTCGGCACTTGAGGAAAGC GGATGATGAGTTAGCAACTGAAGTAGCATGGGTGGTTGTTTATTTGTCTGCCCTTTCAAATATAGCTACCAACAAGCTGGTGAAGAGTGATGTACTTGAATtacttgtaaataaattatcaacGTCAAACAGTTTGCCATTAATGATTCCG ATTTTGCGTAGTTTAGGTAATCTTATTGCTGGCGATTCCCAAGCAATTAATGCGGTTCTCATTCCTGGACGTGAAATTACAG GTAATGCAATAGAAGTTCTTGTAAAATGTCTGAACTGTCAAAACAGGGTCTTAAAGAAg GAAGCAGCCTGGGTGCTGTCTAATATAGCTGCTGGTCTTGTTGAGCACAAACAGTTGATATATTCTAGTGAAGCAGTGCCTTTGCTATTGGAACTTCTTTCTGCCGCTCCATTTGATATAAGAAAAGAAGTGGCTTATGTATTAGGCAACCTTTGTGTTGCCCCGACTAAAGGTGATGGCAAGCCAAGTTTGATCCTGGAGCACATGGTTTCACTTGTTGAAAAAGGATGCTTGCCAGGTTTTATTGATTTGATTAGATCTGCTGATATTGAAGCTGCAAGGCTTGGACTTCAGTTCACAGAGCTCGTAAGAGATTTCAATG GTCCTGAGCGGGATGCCAAATGGCGAGGGCCCAAAGCTTGTAGAGCAAGAAGATGGGATTGA
- the LOC108319229 gene encoding importin subunit alpha-9 isoform X1 has protein sequence MADSGLTSNRRVPIKSSVGNAAASRRREHAVAVGKERRESLMRAKRLCRVGIGGGDFEVAIDSDMLIDEEQSILESQTSVAVENLKSALAFQGKGAVKKRVGALQELRRLLSRSEFPPVESALKAGAVPILVQCLSFGSPDEQLLEAAWCLTNIAAGNPEETKALLPALPLLITHLGEKSYPAVVEQCAWALGNVAGEGEELRNLLLVQGALLPLARMMLPDRGSTVRTAAWALSNLIKYVCMQGPDPKAATELVRVDGVLEAIIRHLRKADDELATEVAWVVVYLSALSNIATNKLVKSDVLELLVNKLSTSNSLPLMIPILRSLGNLIAGDSQAINAVLIPGREITGNAIEVLVKCLNCQNRVLKKEAAWVLSNIAAGLVEHKQLIYSSEAVPLLLELLSAAPFDIRKEVAYVLGNLCVAPTKGDGKPSLILEHMVSLVEKGCLPGFIDLIRSADIEAARLGLQFTELVLSGMPNGEGPKLVEQEDGIEAMERFQFHENEDLRTMANTLVDKYFGEDYGLDV, from the exons ATGGCCGATTCCGGTCTCACTTCTAACAGGAGGGTTCCTATAAAGTCCTCAG tTGGGAATGCCGCCGCCAGTAGGAGACGAGAGCATGCAGTCGCAGTTGGGAAAGAAAGGAGGGAATCGCTGATGCGAGCGAAAAGACTCTGCAGAGTGGGCATTGGTGGTGGCGATTTCGAAGTTGCCATTGACAGTGACATGTTGATTGATGAAGAGCAATCTATTTTGGAGTCTCAGACTTCAGTGGCCGTGGAAAATTTGAAATCTGCCCTTGCTTTTCA GGGGAAGGGTGCGGTGAAGAAAAGAGTTGGGGCCCTTCAAGAATTAAGGCGTTTGCTGTCAAGATCTGAATTTCCTCCTGTTGAGTCTGCTCTTAAAGCTGGAGCTGTACCCATTCTTGTGCAGTGTCTTTCGTTTGGTTCTCCAGATGAACAG TTGCTTGAGGCAGCTTGGTGTCTCACAAATATTGCTGCAGGGAATCCAGAAGAAACAAAAGCATTGCTTCCTGCCTTGCCCTTACTTATTACTCATCTTGGGG AAAAGAGTTATCCAGCTGTTGTTGAACAGTGTGCTTGGGCTCTAGGAAATGTGGCCGGTGAAGGTGAAGAGCTTAGGAATCTTTTGCTTGTTCAAGGGGCTTTACTACCTCTTGCAAGAATGATGCTACCAGACAGAGGTTCTACTGTTAGAACAGCTGCCTGGGCTTTGTCTAACCTAATAAAG TATGTTTGCATGCAGGGCCCAGATCCTAAAGCTGCTACAGAACTCGTTCGTGTTGATGGAGTATTAGAGGCAATCATTCGGCACTTGAGGAAAGC GGATGATGAGTTAGCAACTGAAGTAGCATGGGTGGTTGTTTATTTGTCTGCCCTTTCAAATATAGCTACCAACAAGCTGGTGAAGAGTGATGTACTTGAATtacttgtaaataaattatcaacGTCAAACAGTTTGCCATTAATGATTCCG ATTTTGCGTAGTTTAGGTAATCTTATTGCTGGCGATTCCCAAGCAATTAATGCGGTTCTCATTCCTGGACGTGAAATTACAG GTAATGCAATAGAAGTTCTTGTAAAATGTCTGAACTGTCAAAACAGGGTCTTAAAGAAg GAAGCAGCCTGGGTGCTGTCTAATATAGCTGCTGGTCTTGTTGAGCACAAACAGTTGATATATTCTAGTGAAGCAGTGCCTTTGCTATTGGAACTTCTTTCTGCCGCTCCATTTGATATAAGAAAAGAAGTGGCTTATGTATTAGGCAACCTTTGTGTTGCCCCGACTAAAGGTGATGGCAAGCCAAGTTTGATCCTGGAGCACATGGTTTCACTTGTTGAAAAAGGATGCTTGCCAGGTTTTATTGATTTGATTAGATCTGCTGATATTGAAGCTGCAAGGCTTGGACTTCAGTTCACAGAGCTC GTCCTGAGCGGGATGCCAAATGGCGAGGGCCCAAAGCTTGTAGAGCAAGAAGATGGGATTGAAGCCATGGAAAGATTTCAGTTTCATGAAAATGAAGATCTGAGGACTATGGCAAATACTCTAGTTGACAAATATTTTGGAGAAGACTATGGGCTTGATGTCTAG
- the LOC108319229 gene encoding importin subunit alpha-9 isoform X2: MADSGLTSNRRVPIKSSVGNAAASRRREHAVAVGKERRESLMRAKRLCRVGIGGGDFEVAIDSDMLIDEEQSILESQTSVAVENLKSALAFQGKGAVKKRVGALQELRRLLSRSEFPPVESALKAGAVPILVQCLSFGSPDEQLLEAAWCLTNIAAGNPEETKALLPALPLLITHLGEKSYPAVVEQCAWALGNVAGEGEELRNLLLVQGALLPLARMMLPDRGSTVRTAAWALSNLIKGPDPKAATELVRVDGVLEAIIRHLRKADDELATEVAWVVVYLSALSNIATNKLVKSDVLELLVNKLSTSNSLPLMIPILRSLGNLIAGDSQAINAVLIPGREITGNAIEVLVKCLNCQNRVLKKEAAWVLSNIAAGLVEHKQLIYSSEAVPLLLELLSAAPFDIRKEVAYVLGNLCVAPTKGDGKPSLILEHMVSLVEKGCLPGFIDLIRSADIEAARLGLQFTELVLSGMPNGEGPKLVEQEDGIEAMERFQFHENEDLRTMANTLVDKYFGEDYGLDV, encoded by the exons ATGGCCGATTCCGGTCTCACTTCTAACAGGAGGGTTCCTATAAAGTCCTCAG tTGGGAATGCCGCCGCCAGTAGGAGACGAGAGCATGCAGTCGCAGTTGGGAAAGAAAGGAGGGAATCGCTGATGCGAGCGAAAAGACTCTGCAGAGTGGGCATTGGTGGTGGCGATTTCGAAGTTGCCATTGACAGTGACATGTTGATTGATGAAGAGCAATCTATTTTGGAGTCTCAGACTTCAGTGGCCGTGGAAAATTTGAAATCTGCCCTTGCTTTTCA GGGGAAGGGTGCGGTGAAGAAAAGAGTTGGGGCCCTTCAAGAATTAAGGCGTTTGCTGTCAAGATCTGAATTTCCTCCTGTTGAGTCTGCTCTTAAAGCTGGAGCTGTACCCATTCTTGTGCAGTGTCTTTCGTTTGGTTCTCCAGATGAACAG TTGCTTGAGGCAGCTTGGTGTCTCACAAATATTGCTGCAGGGAATCCAGAAGAAACAAAAGCATTGCTTCCTGCCTTGCCCTTACTTATTACTCATCTTGGGG AAAAGAGTTATCCAGCTGTTGTTGAACAGTGTGCTTGGGCTCTAGGAAATGTGGCCGGTGAAGGTGAAGAGCTTAGGAATCTTTTGCTTGTTCAAGGGGCTTTACTACCTCTTGCAAGAATGATGCTACCAGACAGAGGTTCTACTGTTAGAACAGCTGCCTGGGCTTTGTCTAACCTAATAAAG GGCCCAGATCCTAAAGCTGCTACAGAACTCGTTCGTGTTGATGGAGTATTAGAGGCAATCATTCGGCACTTGAGGAAAGC GGATGATGAGTTAGCAACTGAAGTAGCATGGGTGGTTGTTTATTTGTCTGCCCTTTCAAATATAGCTACCAACAAGCTGGTGAAGAGTGATGTACTTGAATtacttgtaaataaattatcaacGTCAAACAGTTTGCCATTAATGATTCCG ATTTTGCGTAGTTTAGGTAATCTTATTGCTGGCGATTCCCAAGCAATTAATGCGGTTCTCATTCCTGGACGTGAAATTACAG GTAATGCAATAGAAGTTCTTGTAAAATGTCTGAACTGTCAAAACAGGGTCTTAAAGAAg GAAGCAGCCTGGGTGCTGTCTAATATAGCTGCTGGTCTTGTTGAGCACAAACAGTTGATATATTCTAGTGAAGCAGTGCCTTTGCTATTGGAACTTCTTTCTGCCGCTCCATTTGATATAAGAAAAGAAGTGGCTTATGTATTAGGCAACCTTTGTGTTGCCCCGACTAAAGGTGATGGCAAGCCAAGTTTGATCCTGGAGCACATGGTTTCACTTGTTGAAAAAGGATGCTTGCCAGGTTTTATTGATTTGATTAGATCTGCTGATATTGAAGCTGCAAGGCTTGGACTTCAGTTCACAGAGCTC GTCCTGAGCGGGATGCCAAATGGCGAGGGCCCAAAGCTTGTAGAGCAAGAAGATGGGATTGAAGCCATGGAAAGATTTCAGTTTCATGAAAATGAAGATCTGAGGACTATGGCAAATACTCTAGTTGACAAATATTTTGGAGAAGACTATGGGCTTGATGTCTAG